The Mangifera indica cultivar Alphonso unplaced genomic scaffold, CATAS_Mindica_2.1 Un_0001, whole genome shotgun sequence genomic interval CATCCCAAAGTAACTTTCATTTTTGCAATCCCATTCATACTGATTAGACAATTCAGTATGCAACGACACATAGTTAGggcagtaattttttaaaagaaattatttagcCTTATTTTTGTTGGAAAGTAAATTTAGTGtgttattctattaattttgtacaagtaatattatgtgtatttattttttatatataattcgtATACATGgtcaatatatcatcatattaaagataaaataatatttaatcgcatgataacatattatttgtacacacgaattgtgtataaaaaatgggtatatattGTATTgctcattttgtaatttttcaatttgaatgaactaaaaaaggtattttttagttcattttgtatacaaatgataacatatcatctgtgtacacaaattgtatataaaaaatgggtatatataacTCTAcacattttgtattttttttcaatttgaatgaacTAAGAaaggtatttttttaaatataatataatttttatgcaagATTAAAAATAGAGTTTGTTATCTTTGTTTTAGGAGAATAAAACAAGAATATGGTAACCGACTAAATATTATACATTACAAGAAATTAGGACGTAAATCAAGAAATGGAAAGAGAAATAGatcatttttatctcatttGTACATTACAGCATTTCTTCTGTTTTGAAGGAGAGGCAAAGATTTATACAACAACTACACATAACAACCTAAAATAACGAGTCCTTGcaattttcataaacaaaacaGACATGCATAACTGATATACTTAAAATCTAAGACTATAAATTTGCCTAAGCAATCCACAAGATATCGAAAGAAAAGTAAACAAAACAAGTTATTAAGAGAAACAATCAACAAAGTATGGCAATGCCTTGTAAAGCCTCTTCAATTACATCATTATTTCtagcttttcttttatttgattgcCATGTTAATGCCCGCCATGTCCAGCGACATTCAGTAGGTCCTATTAAGCAGCATCGGCCAAAGTTTAGCCCTGGTCCATGGTGCAAGGGCCACGCAACCTTCTATGATGGAGACTCAACATCATTTGGTataataaaccctaaaccctaaactttataattattttctaaaagtTTCCATCCGATATACTataattatttctaatttgTATACGTTTATTAATACATGATTGTTACAGGTGGAGCTTGTGGTTATGAAGATGTAGTTAAACAAGGTTATGGTCTAAATACAGCAGCAGTCAGCCCAGCTTTGTTTCAAAAATGTCGAGGTTGTGGTGCTTGTTATGAGATGAGGTGTACAAATAACCCTCAATGGTGCAAAAATGGGCAATCTCTTATTGTCACAGCAACCAACGAAGGCCCCCCAAGTTGGCCTATAGCATTGGACAACGGATGGTCTAATGGACAACTTGAACATTTCGACATAGCTCGTCCCGTTTTCTCTCAAATCGCAGAGTACCAAGCTGGCATTGTTCCAATCGAATACCGCAGGTTCAGTTCTCTTATTTCATAATGTCACGTTAAAACCTTGATtgtaatttataaatagttGAACTTCCATTAAATAAGCTTTTGATTTACTGCAGAGTTCCGTGCCAAAAACAAGGAGGAATCAGATTTACAATAACTGGgaaccctaatttcaatttaGTGTCAGTATGGAATGTAGGAGGAGCCGGGGATGTTATAAGTGTGCAAGTGAAGGgagataaaaacttgaaatgGACGGAGTTGACGAGAAATTGGGGTCAGAAATGGCAGACAAATGCAATGTTAGTTGGAGAGTCATTGACGTTTAGAGTTCGAGCAAGTGACCACAGAAGCTCAACCTCATGGCATGTTGCCCCAAAGAATTGGCAATTTGGTCAAACTTTTGAGGGGAAAAACTTTAAGTAGAGGGTGAGAGAAGTTGTAGTTGTACtcatgtattattatttatgagtaACACTAtacatattcattttaaatatacaaatgtatacatatttatatgtatcaacatataattgggtgttattttatcaataattcaaacttattcaatcacatgataacacatataagtatatatatatatatatatatatatatatatatatatatatatatatatatatatatatatatatatatattcatatacctaaaataaatacatatagttttttcGAATATTTATTCCATGGTTCTTTATTCAAAGTTTGACTAATTAAATACCAGCTCTTATGATGAGAAGAATCAAATTGTACTCAATGTTATTGATTActaatacaattattattattattattattattaggagGTTGATATtgttagggaaaaaaaaaaaaaggatctcTTCCAATTTGTATTGTCtacaaaaaaaaacttattatcattcaatgtaatattttcttaaaaattaaattaaattaagtatgacacaactaattaaaatatattaattatattattttataccgATGAAACgatttaagataatattatcaGATTTGAACttatcaacaataatattaataaatattaataatactaaTTACATAGAATTATGgaaataagggaaattaattaatttaggcAAAAAATTTTATGGCAGTAGATTTTTAGGcaacaaaatttgagttttccttttttaagtAAACCATATATTTTGtagcaaaaataccctttccACAATATTACCTTCACATTCATCATTTTCCTCTCAACACAACAGACGGCAAGCACTTTCTTTCACTAGTTTTCTTTCTCCTACAGTATCATTATCTtgattcatatctgtataaaTCAGAAActtctattttttttgtgttagtGTTAATAATTTCAAGCTTTTAACAATTAGATCATgttaattttttcaaagaatgtgatttttttttttttgcttgtcgaaagttaaaataattacattacttGTAGATAGTTAATATTTGTTGTAATAGCCAAAATAAAACAAGTTTTGGTGTCTAGATCAAAGGATAACCAAAATTGCAATTTTCCTAGAAAATGCTATGTGAGTGTGTGCGGGAGTGTGTCGGActacaattaaatatttcaaagtttatgtCGGTTAGTTGTAATATgcttttatttgattgaatttattttgtgaGAGAAAATGGCTAAAGTAATATATATACTCAGATATGATGGACAATAGGTTGTTGGAGTTGATAACACATTGAAATACAATAATAGAGTTCAAATTGTGTGCATTATGAAATCTTCTCTCCCTAGACTCTTCATTAATTAGAAATCTCTCCAAATACAGACTTcgttcattaataaaataaataaattcaacaaaaaaaacgtaaagaaactcttttttttaattttgttaatagtGCAATTGGCGTGTAGACGTGGCATGTTGGTGTGGTGCATGGGTGTGGCATCTGTGCATGGTGTGTGGGCGTAAGTGTGTGGCGTGGCTTGAATACTTACCGTTGTTGACAACACACAATTTTCTTCCATTCCCgacaaaagaaaacttatttaCACCATAACACAAACCAAATCAATTATCCCAAGGCAATTTTCGGCATCTTCTAGCACAAAAACTCACCAAGTCATTGCTCAATGGACTGATTTAAcactacaaaaacaaaatagaagcAAAAAATCACTACATCCTAATCCACATCAAACCCTTAACGATTTAACGACATGACAAAAACACAatagaagcaaaaaaaaaatctaaatcaaaACGTGAAGAAACGACAAAATAAAACGAAACAAAACGACAAACTCTTACCTCTTCATCTATTTGCTTGTGTATTTTTGGCTTCTTTATGGTGGTCATCAGTGGTTCTCACGGTGAATGGCGCAGCTTGCCTTTTGGTTTTGGTCTGGTGCAAATGGGTATGGTGTAAATAAGTGGCTTTTGGGCTTTGGTTTTGGATGGGTAAAAGTCGTAACCCACCTTTCGTTTGTTTAAAAAAGATTGAATTCAAAAGTTTTGGCCTAAAAATGTGTAAGCGAGAAAATTTTTgcctaaatttataatttcccaaaaaataaCACTCAAAATGGCAAATGGGGTTGTGAATATTTCTAAattcttctaaaatttttatcttgcaaattttgatatttatctattttgtaATGTTTAATACATTCTTCGGAcatgttagtattttaatttatgtttttatcatcatcaaaacactaGGGATTCAACAAAGTCTGATTCTGAGTGAAATTAAAGTTTGCAACTAAAGCTTTATTCTTGAGCAATCTCATGATGACATGGGGACCCCTTAGTGCTTGAACGTGGTTGTATGACGTTATATTAAATTGCTTTTACCATGGTAtgttattgaataatattaagggattagagataatttttgtttagattcaTGACACTAGGTGATTTGTATGTGTAATGAATGATGAAATATATTTAGAATCCTTAGAGACACTGTTGGTATATCGATATGTGAATGGATtacaaaaaattgttcaaaaatcgTTAGGATCAGCAGGTATGTGATATTCAAATTGTGATATACGGTCATGTACAGTATCATACAATCTCGTGCATccctttttataaaataaaaaaattccacaatTTTCATACGTTTGTTCTAAGGAAAAGCATACATAGTCATGTGGTATGGGACATACGTCCATGTGTGACTATCCAAAAGTGGACATCATGCTTAAAAGAGGTACACAAGGGTGCACCTTAGACACACACCTATGTGGTAAGTTAAAAGATCATTTCACCCCTAGTTCAAGCACAACaaaagggaagaagaagaaaaaagaaagaataagagaCTTTAATAAAAAAGGCAAACCAGATAGAATTAGAAAAAGTGTCTAACTATGTGAAAAATGATATGAGACCTCGACTGAGTCAAATCAGGgttcaaaattagaaaagttaaggAAAGTGGTTCATATTTAGTTTGCCACCAACTATGTGCGAAAGTGGCAAGATATGTGAAAGTGATAGGGTTGGATAGTCATAAGATGCATCATACACTCGACGCTAAGGCACATAGCCACTTAATTCAGTTTAAGTGTACATGGTAAGGATAAGGGCTTTTCACAGATTTCCTCATGCGATTAGCAGGATGCATTATATATGTACCTATAGTAGGGGTCATCCTAAGATAGTTTAAATAGTAgttctaattaatttatatgataagaAAAGGGATTgctattggattttttttcgTGTGACCAAGATATCCCAATTGGCTAGCCCAATAGGTCGTATGACATGTGCACAAGACACAGTAGATAATAACATACAAGGTGTCTTATGTTTTCACTAGAGCATCAAATATGTCGATTTCAGTTTAGGCCATAGTAACCTTTGTGGATGGCCTATGTTAAGGCATGACAATGTTGAGTTGTGACAACATTAAGATTCACAAATGCGAGGGAGCCAGTAGTCCAGCGAATAACTATGCGAGGGAGCCAGTAGTCCAGCGAATAACTACGCGAGGGCAAGGGGCATAGttgttattttcatattttcttttcattaatgtattttttatacatttcagttacaatttataagttattatgCACATTCATTACTTATATTGAGTTTCAGATAGTAACATTCATGGAATGttaataaatgaggtatttcagattatattttaaatgtagCTTTTTGGTATGCCTTAAAGATTAAGTAATTATTATCATGCtttcctttaattttcaaatttggaaGTCAAGTCGTGCATGCCTCTTTGGATCATATTtcaaataaagatatatatttggAGAAGGGTGTTATAAAACTATCACCATCTTTCGATAAAATTGCTCAACACTATGAcaactctattattattatttgtgccTTTTAATCATGGTAAATCAGAGTTATGGATTGTCTTAAGAATAGCTACCTAATATGAACATAGAGTTTTCACGATCAGATGTCGAACACATACCCTTGTAACGGTTCAACTACTCTTAGGAcaattatctattttagataaaataaaaatattataaatgtcatatttattaattaaatcttaaagATTACACAGATAATAGTTGTGATGATTGGCTCCATAACATTACCTTAACaatctcccacttgcactatagTCAATCAGACATATGTCTAATGTCATACAAGGCTATttgtctatcatgcttctactgTAGCAGAGACTTTGTCAATGGGTCAACCATATTGTCACTGATATCTACTCTTCTTATCAGTACATCTCCATGCtgaattttttctctaattagGTGGTATCTCTTAAGTATGTGTTTAGATCGTTGGTGAGACTATGGCTCTTTTGCTTATGTTATTGCATTATTGTTGTTGCAATGGAGTTTTATAAGGTTTGTTATAGATGGAACCACACCAAGTTTGGTAACAAACTTGTTAATCTAGACTACTTCTGTTATCACATCAAAAAAAAACAACGTACTAAAACTTAGTAGTAGAATCAGCTACAATACTTTGCTTAAAGTTTTCTAGCTTATTGTCCCATCATTTAGCAAAATATAAATCTTGAATGGGATTTGAAGTCATCACGATTTGTTTGGAAACAACATCATTGTATCCTTGCACAATGAGCTCAGGTTGTCCTccattaactaaaaatatatcaGATAACTAAGAATGTTACCAAAGTTCTAAGAggacgtttggtttggataatgttttattattaaaataaaaagattagcttgaagatagattactttaaaaattactagatataaatgattactatatttgataaaatttggtaggtataaataattattgtgtttagttaaaggtaataaaagattactagtaaattattttacttaaattcccttgaatataattatttttaaatattttttatgttatttaccatattaattaaaaataaatttattttatctcaaaaaattaataaataataatataattataataaatacctaaggtgaaagtggtaatcagattaccatctatattacctgtcacgtcagcattagtaatagaagattactgtaatcttttattattgacaaaccaaataagggaataaaaaatagattaccaaggtaatctttaaaaactgGAATCAAACGCTCCCTAAAGACGTTCCTTGAATGACTAAGTTAAACCAAGAATTCCATGTCATCTTTAAGAGTCCAAAGGTGTACTCAAGATAACCAAGTTCAGATGGAATAAAAGTTTTACGGGAAGGGATAAGAATTGGACGTGCAGGATTAAGTTCTCCTACTTCTTGTGTAACTTGTCACTGACTCCTTTTCCTTTATATTTTCTAAGTTCAGGTGAGGATGGTGGCTGCAGTATAGAAGAGTCAATGTCGAGTTGGGCATGTGGGCGTTTCAATCATTTCCAATTCATGtttatttatgagtttatgTATCAGACTATTGTTATGTTTTTACGTATGACATTTATTACACATGTATATTTCATTTGGATATTGAAgacatctttttttgtttttattgaatgTTATAATTGAGGATGTTTAGTAAGTCGTGTGTGAAGTTGTATTGATGCTAAATAAGTTCAAGTTTTATCAGGCTAATTCAGTCAAGTTTGGTAGTACTTCTCGTTAAGGTTAGTGTCTCTGTGGAGAGTATTAGATTAAATGTGTCAGGACATAGCCAAACTATAATCGGTCCATTGAACCTACAGGTTGGCAAGATCAACCTAGGGATCATGCTCTCATATTGATGGGAATGAGATTAGAAAGACATCGATAGGCAGGTTTTACAGACATTCatacccaaaaataaaattaaaagaaacattCATTCATTAGTCAAGGCTCATGTATCGAACACCATGTTTCGTCAAACAAAGCAAGCATATCAACAATGTGCAACAATGCATGTCATATGTTAAACGTATGCACGACAATGCATAACGTTTGTGTTGAACTCGAGTGCGATAATGCAAAGAAATTTgaaacacataatattgctctgtACAATTCGGTTGATTGGAATAGCATGTTTGGTTCCTTCTATGTCAATaagttgaaaaatatcaattgtaAAAAGTcagtttcatcattttaatattagcataggagttttttttttttttttttttaaatttaccctaaaatgtaatgaaatttaggccaaaggactctTTCCCACCCAACGTACGcagttttctcaagttttccctcattaactttgaaaataccatttacccacccatgggcttttaaaattaacggaactttaacacctaaaaaatttatctaattttcccccctaaaccctaaaaactaacaatttcccccaacccaagttttaaaaaacaacattttcccccctagggttttcaatttttgggaGTTAGTTTTCCGGCGccatttcttcctctccggcaACCTCCAGGCGACTCTTCTTCCCCTCCGGTGTGGCCTCCTTCCTGTGGTTGTCCTAGGAGCGGTCGTCTTCGTCAAAGACGAAGACGAGGTCTTCGTCAACGAGGAGTCTTCATCTTCGACGAAGACCTCGTCTTCGTCGATGACCGCGTCCAGGACAACCGTGGAAAGGAGGTCgcatcggagaggaagaaacgtcGCCTGGAGGTCGCCGAAAAGGAAGAAACGGCGCCAGAAAACTAActccaaaaaattgaaaaccctaaaggggaaaatactgttttttaaaacttagactaaaggaaattattggtttttaaggtttagggtggaaataaaattaaatttaagtttatttttaataatacagacaaaataacaattttacccttgaaactattaattttaaccggcCACGGGTGGGTAActagtattttcaaaattaacgggaggaaacttgagaaaacagcATACctcgggtgggaaatagtcctttggcctaaaatttaataacagaATCTTAAAGGCgaaaatttgtcactgtttgACTTTAGAAGTGAAAATTTATTGTGTTGGTATAGATTTAATGGGAAAGAACAGTTCTCCCAATAtttaaaacacaaattattCTGACATTGAACCTtccaaaaaatatcaaaataaaacattgggaaaaaatattaaataaatctttCCATATTTATGAGagatatttaacaaattaagtGAAAACAAgcaaaattgtaacaaaaatgtaggaGTCAAGTGCCAAAAGAATGGCACTTAAGCATCTGAAGGTGATCATTCATGTGAAAGTGAATCACTAACACAAGTAATAATCCTTGCAAGGCATGATacaatataaaaacaaaataccGGGAAATTCCAGTATCCTCCCATCTAAGGTTCTCCTAAAATTTTCCAAACATTCTGGCTGAAAAAAGGCTTAAATGGGCACAAGAAAATTAACATTACTATGTACCAGCATTTTCACAAGCATGATTTAAGTtgtaagaagaaaagaatgtaATGAAGGAATGTCTCTAAACAGATTCAGCTTAACACAGAAGAATGGCCTACTATGGGAACTGGAATGAGCCCCCGATTTGGTTAGTACCAGACGGGGGATTGATTGCCACCCAAAGCAGGGAGATGGTGATTGCGATAAGTCCTGACCATACAAATACAATGGTAGGAGTCCTCCCTCTTCTTCCCATAAGTCCTTTCGCAAAAGGATAGAGATGTGCCAAAACCCAGAAACTGAAGAAAACTCCACCTAGTAAACGGCTCCATTGTGGTAAGACACTGTAAATTGTTCTGCTAAATCCAACTGCGATTGCTATTAAGTTAACCATCATGATTGTGATAGGTGGGATCATCAGAGACGTCCATTTGACGATGTAGAGGTCAGCAAACTCATCATCTATATCATCACCTCCTGATTTTGATGTCAAGGTGAAAGAAATTTCAATCCCTGCAATAACTTTTAGAAGCCCCTGAAGCACGGCAGCAAGGTGAGCACTAGTTCCTCCAATCAACCAAAACTGCTCATTTCTCCACCATTCCTCTAATTCAATGCCAGACCATTTAATTTCAAGCACAGCTAGCAAGCATAGAGTGACTGTGATGGTAAGGAGGTAGGCTAGGAAAGTTACATTCAGGGTCTGGACAATGAACTGGccagagaagagagagagagcaggGAGAAAGCAATAGACAATGAGGAAGATGGAAGTAAAGGGATAGATTCCGACATTGAGGTACGCTATCCTCTGGAGAAGCTTCATTCTAGGGCTGGCAAAAAGGGCATTGTTACGGGAAAAGAAAATCTCAACTGAACCAGTTGCCCACCGTAAGACTTGATGAAGCCTGTCAGTGAGATTGATTGGAGCAGTTCCACGGAAGGCATCACGTTTGGTCACACAATAGACTGATTTCCAGCCTCTGTTATGCATCCTATAGCCAGTGACCACATCTTCAGTAACAGACCCATAAATCCACCCAACACGAGATCCCCACTCAGTCTTGTCTTCATACCAGCAAGAAATGACACTAATAGCCTCTGCAACAGTTGAGGCATCAAGAAGTTCACGCGGGATGGTAAGAGCACCAGGTGGGCGACCATTCTTCACGGCTGGGTGATCGGCAAGGGGACGACCTTGGAACTCTGCAACTGGGATCGAGTCAATGAGGAAAGTTGAGTTACCAAACTTCTTAGGCACCAGAGAGAAGGTCATTTCTTCATCATCTGAATCACCCATTCTCAGGGCCCGATTCTCATCTGGGGTGTTACCAACGGAATGCTTCTTGTGGCGAGAAAAACAGCAGCTGCAGCAACCTGAATGGTGCTCTTTTGACCGTGGTGGATCAAACCCATATAAAGCAATCCTCCTAAAGAGACATCCAGTTCCAACATAAACGGGTCCCATAAGTCCATCTTGGGCTCTCATGTTAACATCAAAGAAGACGGTGTTGTGATTAGCATATCTATCAGAAGGATCAATACCCTCAAATCTCTGAGGGAACTGCACATAACAAATGCGGTCACCTCCTCGATCCATCATGAAGCACATGCCTTCCCTCATTGCCTGTGAGTTGTAGATGTAGTGGTCACAGTCAAGATTGAGAATGAAGGGCCCATTAGACATAATGGCAGAGGCTCGAACCAATGCATTCATGGCTCCTGCCTTCTTGTTGTGATCATAGCCAGGACGCTTCTCACGAGAAACATAAACCAGTAATGGGAGACGGATGTCAATATCAGTCAGATCAATGAGCTTGGCATCATCAGCTGTTCCAAGTAGTGGTTCATCACTGGGAGGTTTCAACATCACCTACGTAATTGTAATGAAAAACAACatcaacataatattttaatatttctagtCCAAATGtcaacattgataataaaacCTATAAGAAGTCTTCATCTACCCTGTATATTCAAATAATCCTTTCCATTAAATAGTTTCAGGctgatttaatattttaggaaaaaatgTTACCTGTATTATACCAGCATGGTCACCTTTAGAGTGCTCACTGGAAGGGGTCAACCAAGTTCCCGGCCAATGGGTACCATCAGCCATCCATGTGGCTTTCGGAATCTTCACACTCTCCATGGGTTCATCCTCCCTATTCTGTCTCTGCATCTTCATGGCCTTGATTTCCTCCCTAGCATGATAAGCATCAGAACGGCGACGGATAGAGTCAGGCAAGCCATTGATCCGGACCTTGAACTCATCGTACTCACGCTTAACTCGTCTACGATCCTTGACAAAATCTGACTTCACTTTGTTCTTGTAAGGATCCCGTTTCAAACTGAAGTATGATTCTGGATTTCTGGGCTCGATATCATGCTTCTGACAAAATGGAACCCAAATGTTAGCAAAGCTTGCTGCTTCAGCCATGGCCTCAAAAGTCAGAAGTGCACCACCATCATCAGACACATAACAAGCAAGCTTTTCCACAGGGTAGTCAGCAGCTAAAATTGACAAGATAGTATTTGCAGTGACAAGAGGTGGTTCTTTCTCTGGATCAGCAGTAGATACAAAGACATCTATGCCTGGAAGGTCAGATTTTCCAGTGGGATTGTTGGGGGTAGgagtttcaaatttttctttcaaaacattAAGATCTGTAGCACGATTAACAGGGCAGAGCTTTGGAAGTTGATCAAGAAGCCATGAAAAACCAAACCAGATTTCACAAACCACAGACATTCCCCACAACCAAATAGCATCATTGTTTGGATGCTTTACCCTCCACATCAAAAACAATGCGAGAACAACAATCCGAATGAAGATTAGAAGCCTGTAAGAAGAAAtgcaacaaagaagaaaaaatattcatcAGCTTAAGAATAAGAGAACTATGAATAGGTAAAATGTGTTTCTCCATTAtgtctaaatcaaattttaagtaaatGTCGCAAACAAAGGACAGCAAGCAgaaaaaatttgcaaaatctATGGTTGGAAAATCATTAGTGATGGAccagttaatttaaaaaagaaataagggaaaatataaaAGTCAATAAATGTGCTTTGACAAGGATCAAATGGAGTAAAGTCATTTAGAGCttgtaagaaaataaaaaatatataaagttaaaacaaaaagatcttaaacaaaaaaaatgtacaTCCACTTTATATTAACAAATGAATTTTACAGTTCAGTTGACGTGATGTCAATTCCAAAGGGTCACCCTGTTGTAATATAAATGgttataacaataacaataaaattgagAACTGACATTAACCTATTAATCAAATTACACAATGAACAACCGACATGCGGATCTGAAAATGTCAaagtattttctttttagtaaaaactttaaaaaattatcaagccACTTATTCCTTACCATCAGTATATTACATGTGCAACATAacgaaataaaataaataataattctaaaaaaattcagATAACGAAAAGGAAACTTGAAAAGCAAATATTCATTTGATTATTTGGATAAATGAATGTTCTGTTTTACTCATTACATCAAATCTGCATATTGGTAAAATGGAAATGAGAATAAATGCTCATATttcttaaaatatcatattttcatCACAATGCCTAAATTTAGAGGAGAACAATACCATaatgattaatcaagaaaaGAGAATTATACCTATAAGGACTGAGAACAGCAGCGGGTATCTTTAATTTTCGTGTAAGTGGCCTCCAGGGTTTGCTCATCAACTCTTGTGGCTCTGCAACTTCATCATCCTTCCCATTCCCAAAATTCCCATCCTTTGGCCATATAGCATTACCATAACCATAAGTTCCTCTAGTCTCAAACAGCCATCGATTGTGATCAAAATCCCCAGTTTGGCTCCTCATCAGCACTGACTTTGTTGACTTCATTAAAGACAACCTTCTCTCCATTTTGGACATTCCAGCTGGTGGAGGAAGTGGAAGTGGCCGTCCATGATCCATGGCCACCTCATCCAAATCTAAACTCTTATATTGCTCCTTACATCCTGGGCAAATTCCACCTCCAGTTTTCACTGCATCAATATAGCAGTCcctacatattttaaaatcacactCACAAGGGAGAATATCCACTCCACGCTCATCACTCATAACCTTGGCAT includes:
- the LOC123205032 gene encoding cellulose synthase-like protein D3, with product MASKSFKGSRSNLSTSSDAHDAHKPAIPPTVTFGRRTSSGRYISYSRDDLDSELGSGDFMNYTVHIPPTPDNQPMDPSISQKVEEQYVSNSLFTGGFNSVTRAHLMDKVIESEASHPQMAGAKGSSCAIPGCDAKVMSDERGVDILPCECDFKICRDCYIDAVKTGGGICPGCKEQYKSLDLDEVAMDHGRPLPLPPPAGMSKMERRLSLMKSTKSVLMRSQTGDFDHNRWLFETRGTYGYGNAIWPKDGNFGNGKDDEVAEPQELMSKPWRPLTRKLKIPAAVLSPYRLLIFIRIVVLALFLMWRVKHPNNDAIWLWGMSVVCEIWFGFSWLLDQLPKLCPVNRATDLNVLKEKFETPTPNNPTGKSDLPGIDVFVSTADPEKEPPLVTANTILSILAADYPVEKLACYVSDDGGALLTFEAMAEAASFANIWVPFCQKHDIEPRNPESYFSLKRDPYKNKVKSDFVKDRRRVKREYDEFKVRINGLPDSIRRRSDAYHAREEIKAMKMQRQNREDEPMESVKIPKATWMADGTHWPGTWLTPSSEHSKGDHAGIIQVMLKPPSDEPLLGTADDAKLIDLTDIDIRLPLLVYVSREKRPGYDHNKKAGAMNALVRASAIMSNGPFILNLDCDHYIYNSQAMREGMCFMMDRGGDRICYVQFPQRFEGIDPSDRYANHNTVFFDVNMRAQDGLMGPVYVGTGCLFRRIALYGFDPPRSKEHHSGCCSCCFSRHKKHSVGNTPDENRALRMGDSDDEEMTFSLVPKKFGNSTFLIDSIPVAEFQGRPLADHPAVKNGRPPGALTIPRELLDASTVAEAISVISCWYEDKTEWGSRVGWIYGSVTEDVVTGYRMHNRGWKSVYCVTKRDAFRGTAPINLTDRLHQVLRWATGSVEIFFSRNNALFASPRMKLLQRIAYLNVGIYPFTSIFLIVYCFLPALSLFSGQFIVQTLNVTFLAYLLTITVTLCLLAVLEIKWSGIELEEWWRNEQFWLIGGTSAHLAAVLQGLLKVIAGIEISFTLTSKSGGDDIDDEFADLYIVKWTSLMIPPITIMMVNLIAIAVGFSRTIYSVLPQWSRLLGGVFFSFWVLAHLYPFAKGLMGRRGRTPTIVFVWSGLIAITISLLWVAINPPSGTNQIGGSFQFP
- the LOC123205092 gene encoding expansin-A4-like codes for the protein MAMPCKASSITSLFLAFLLFDCHVNARHVQRHSVGPIKQHRPKFSPGPWCKGHATFYDGDSTSFGGACGYEDVVKQGYGLNTAAVSPALFQKCRGCGACYEMRCTNNPQWCKNGQSLIVTATNEGPPSWPIALDNGWSNGQLEHFDIARPVFSQIAEYQAGIVPIEYRRVPCQKQGGIRFTITGNPNFNLVSVWNVGGAGDVISVQVKGDKNLKWTELTRNWGQKWQTNAMLVGESLTFRVRASDHRSSTSWHVAPKNWQFGQTFEGKNFK